In Pseudomonas alcaliphila JAB1, a single window of DNA contains:
- the dusA gene encoding tRNA dihydrouridine(20/20a) synthase DusA: protein MSLENVVATPSALSRRFSVAPMMDWTDRHCRFFLRQLSRHALLYTEMVTTGALIHGDRERFLRYSECEHPIALQLGGSNPQDLASCAKMAEEHGYDEVNLNVGCPSDRVQNNMIGACLMGHPALVADCVKAMQDAVNIPVTVKHRIGINGRDSYAELCDFVGQVRDAGCRSFTVHARIAILEGLSPKENREIPPLRYDVAAQLKQDFPDLEIILNGGIKTLEECEQHLQIFDGVMLGREAYHNPYLLAQVDSRLFAAEDQGISRMDALLALKPYVEQHLREGGTLHHVSRHVLGLAQGFPGARRFRQLLSVDIHKVQDPLALLDQAAELLRGH, encoded by the coding sequence ATGTCTTTAGAAAATGTTGTAGCCACGCCGTCCGCCCTGTCTCGCCGCTTCTCCGTCGCCCCGATGATGGACTGGACGGATCGTCACTGCCGGTTCTTTCTCCGTCAGCTGTCGCGCCATGCCCTGCTCTACACCGAGATGGTCACCACCGGCGCGCTAATCCATGGCGATCGCGAGCGTTTTCTGCGTTACAGCGAGTGCGAACACCCGATTGCCCTGCAGTTGGGCGGCAGCAACCCGCAGGACCTGGCGAGCTGCGCGAAGATGGCCGAAGAGCATGGCTATGACGAAGTGAACCTGAACGTTGGTTGCCCCAGTGACCGGGTGCAGAACAATATGATCGGTGCCTGCCTGATGGGCCATCCGGCGCTGGTAGCCGACTGCGTCAAGGCCATGCAGGACGCCGTGAACATCCCGGTGACGGTCAAGCACCGCATCGGTATCAATGGTCGTGACAGTTACGCCGAGCTGTGCGATTTCGTCGGCCAGGTGCGCGATGCCGGTTGCCGCAGCTTCACTGTGCATGCGCGTATCGCCATCCTCGAAGGCCTGTCGCCGAAGGAAAACCGCGAGATCCCGCCGCTGCGTTACGACGTGGCTGCCCAACTCAAGCAGGACTTCCCCGACCTGGAGATCATCCTCAACGGCGGTATCAAGACCCTTGAGGAATGCGAGCAGCACCTGCAGATCTTCGATGGTGTGATGCTCGGCCGCGAGGCCTATCACAATCCCTATCTGCTGGCGCAAGTGGACAGCCGTCTGTTCGCCGCGGAAGACCAGGGCATTTCCCGCATGGACGCCCTGCTCGCACTCAAACCCTACGTCGAGCAGCATCTGCGCGAGGGAGGCACCCTGCATCACGTCAGCCGTCACGTGCTGGGCCTGGCTCAAGGCTTCCCAGGTGCGCGGCGTTTCCGCCAGTTGCTGTCGGTGGACATTCACAAGGTGCAAGACCCGCTGGCGCTGCTCGACCAGGCAGCAGAACTGCTACGCGGGCATTAA
- a CDS encoding transcriptional repressor: MSTQTLLSRSVSAGLDTRQCREWLQAAGLRFSMPRLKVVEALCSANDEEGISARELHRQLSDAGEPLSLVSVRQVLRRMEENGLVQTTGRSRYRLSAPD, from the coding sequence ATGTCGACCCAAACCCTGCTTTCTCGTTCAGTTTCCGCAGGCCTGGATACGCGTCAGTGCCGTGAGTGGCTGCAGGCCGCCGGGCTGCGCTTCAGCATGCCCAGGCTCAAGGTGGTGGAGGCGCTGTGCAGCGCCAATGACGAAGAGGGTATCTCCGCGCGCGAGCTGCATCGGCAACTGAGCGACGCCGGCGAACCGCTATCGCTGGTCAGCGTGCGCCAGGTGTTGCGCCGCATGGAGGAAAACGGCCTGGTGCAGACGACGGGGCGTAGCCGCTACCGCCTCAGCGCGCCGGATTAA
- the tal gene encoding transaldolase, which translates to MTSKLEQLKQFTTVVADTGDLDAIARLQPVDATTNPSLLLKAAALPRYADLLNQAVSAGKGDLGLACDHFAVAVGQEILKVIPGRISTEVDARLSFDTDTTLRRAERLIGLYEKAGIGRDRVLIKIASTWEGIRAAEQLEKAGVQTNLTLLFAFAQAQACADAGIFLISPFVGRIYDWYKKAEGRDFVGNDDPGVQSVKRIYNYYKANGYDTVVMGASFRNLGQIEALAGCDRLTISPDLLQKLAEDDGQLSRQLASGATGEPRQSLDEGGFRWALNEDAMATEKLAEGIRLFARDQEKLEALLAAKA; encoded by the coding sequence ATGACCTCCAAGCTGGAACAACTCAAGCAGTTCACTACCGTAGTCGCCGACACCGGTGACCTCGACGCCATCGCCCGCCTGCAGCCGGTGGATGCCACCACCAACCCTTCGCTGCTGCTCAAGGCGGCAGCCCTGCCCCGCTATGCCGATCTGTTGAATCAGGCAGTGAGTGCCGGCAAGGGAGACCTGGGATTGGCCTGCGATCACTTCGCGGTGGCCGTCGGCCAGGAGATCCTCAAGGTCATTCCGGGGCGCATTTCCACCGAAGTCGATGCGCGCCTGTCGTTCGACACCGACACGACCCTGCGCCGCGCCGAGCGCCTGATCGGCCTTTACGAAAAAGCGGGGATTGGCCGCGATCGCGTACTGATCAAGATCGCTTCGACCTGGGAAGGCATCCGCGCCGCCGAGCAGCTGGAAAAAGCCGGCGTGCAGACCAACCTGACCCTGCTGTTCGCCTTCGCCCAGGCGCAGGCCTGTGCCGATGCCGGCATATTCCTCATCTCACCGTTCGTGGGGCGCATCTACGATTGGTACAAAAAGGCCGAGGGCCGTGATTTCGTAGGCAACGATGATCCCGGCGTGCAGTCGGTCAAACGCATCTACAACTACTACAAGGCCAACGGCTACGACACCGTGGTGATGGGGGCAAGCTTCCGCAACCTTGGTCAGATCGAAGCGTTGGCCGGTTGCGACCGCCTGACCATCAGCCCCGACCTGCTGCAGAAACTGGCTGAGGACGATGGCCAACTCAGTCGCCAGCTCGCCTCTGGTGCTACCGGCGAACCTCGCCAGAGCCTCGATGAAGGCGGCTTCCGCTGGGCGCTGAACGAAGACGCCATGGCCACCGAGAAGCTGGCCGAAGGCATCCGCCTGTTCGCCCGCGATCAGGAGAAACTCGAAGCCCTGCTGGCCGCCAAGGCCTGA
- the rssC gene encoding anti-sigma factor antagonist RssC has protein sequence MSPGRIQFAEQDGTFVLKFVGEVRLTLCSALDATIEKIFTALNFSAIVIDLTETRSIDSTTLGLLAKLSILSRQKVGLLPTVVTTHDDITRLLESMGFDQVFNIVDRPIPCPDCLDDLPSQDQSEEVVKAKVLEAHRILMGLNDSNREAFHDLVSALERH, from the coding sequence ATAAGCCCCGGTCGCATCCAATTCGCCGAGCAGGATGGAACCTTCGTCCTGAAGTTTGTCGGTGAAGTCCGTCTGACGCTGTGTTCAGCTCTGGATGCCACGATTGAAAAGATTTTCACCGCGTTGAATTTTTCGGCCATCGTCATCGACTTGACTGAAACGCGCAGTATCGACAGCACGACTCTCGGTTTGCTGGCGAAATTGTCCATTCTGTCGCGGCAGAAGGTGGGCCTGTTGCCGACCGTTGTCACCACCCACGACGACATCACCCGTTTGCTGGAGTCCATGGGTTTCGATCAGGTGTTCAACATCGTCGATCGGCCGATTCCCTGCCCGGATTGTCTGGATGATCTGCCTTCGCAGGATCAGTCCGAAGAGGTGGTGAAGGCCAAGGTGCTGGAAGCGCACCGCATTCTGATGGGGCTCAACGACTCCAATCGCGAGGCCTTTCACGATTTGGTCAGCGCGCTCGAGCGGCACTGA
- the rssB gene encoding two-component system response regulator RssB → MHKTSATLLIIDDDDVVRASLAAYLEDSGFKVLQANNGLQGLEVFQQEGPDLMICDLRMPQVDGLELIRRINVLGVEVPVIVVSGAGVMNDAVEALRLGAADYLIKPLEDLAVLEHSVRRALDRARLRVENQRYREELEATNRELQASLHLLQEDQNAGRQVQMNMLPVTPWQADGLNFAHQIIPSLYLSGDFVDYFRIDERRIAFYLADVSGHGASSAFVTVLLKFMTTRLLYEWRRGGTLPEFKPSDVLGHINRGLINCKLGKHVTMLGGVIDEESGMLTYSIGGHLPLPVLFENGQARYLEGRGLPVGLFEEAEYGDLVMELPESFSLTLLSDGILDLLPGDTLKEKELALPQLVSQAGGTLGGLRQVLGLANLGEMPDDIALLVLSRNLA, encoded by the coding sequence ATGCACAAAACCAGTGCCACTCTGCTGATCATCGACGACGACGATGTCGTGCGTGCAAGCCTCGCGGCCTACCTCGAGGACAGCGGCTTCAAGGTGTTGCAGGCCAACAACGGTTTGCAGGGGCTTGAAGTGTTCCAGCAGGAAGGCCCCGACCTGATGATCTGTGACCTGCGCATGCCGCAGGTCGATGGTCTTGAGCTGATCCGACGTATCAACGTACTTGGCGTCGAAGTGCCGGTGATCGTCGTTTCCGGTGCCGGCGTGATGAACGATGCTGTCGAGGCCCTGCGTCTCGGCGCCGCCGACTACCTGATCAAGCCTCTCGAAGATCTTGCGGTGCTGGAGCATTCGGTGCGCCGCGCGCTGGACCGTGCGCGCCTGCGTGTCGAGAATCAGCGTTATCGCGAGGAGCTGGAAGCGACCAATCGTGAACTCCAGGCCAGCCTGCATCTGTTGCAGGAGGATCAAAACGCCGGCCGTCAGGTGCAGATGAACATGCTGCCGGTGACGCCTTGGCAGGCCGATGGCCTGAACTTCGCGCACCAGATCATACCGTCGTTGTACCTGTCCGGTGATTTCGTCGATTACTTCCGTATCGACGAGCGGCGTATCGCCTTCTACCTGGCCGACGTTTCCGGTCATGGCGCTTCTTCTGCATTCGTCACCGTGCTGCTCAAGTTCATGACCACGCGCCTGCTCTACGAGTGGCGACGTGGCGGTACGCTGCCGGAGTTCAAACCTTCCGATGTCCTCGGTCATATCAACCGTGGGCTGATCAACTGCAAGCTGGGTAAGCACGTGACCATGCTCGGCGGTGTGATCGATGAGGAGAGCGGCATGCTTACGTACAGCATCGGTGGGCATCTGCCGCTGCCAGTGCTGTTCGAGAATGGTCAGGCGCGTTACCTGGAAGGGCGCGGGCTGCCGGTCGGCCTGTTCGAAGAGGCCGAGTATGGCGATCTGGTGATGGAACTGCCGGAGTCCTTCAGCCTGACCCTGCTCTCCGACGGCATTCTCGACTTGTTACCGGGTGATACGCTGAAAGAGAAGGAATTGGCGCTGCCACAACTGGTTAGCCAGGCTGGCGGTACGCTGGGCGGTCTGCGTCAAGTTCTCGGTCTGGCCAATCTGGGCGAGATGCCGGATGATATCGCCTTGCTGGTGTTGAGCAGGAACCTTGCATGA
- a CDS encoding PilZ domain-containing protein, which translates to MSQNDRAYSEKRDYIRMRLEAAVVLHHAGQEIPALCLDLSSTGMQIEAEVTLSMGDKVKIHIPSEHSELAGLDAQAEVVRISDLGDGRQSLGLAIISMS; encoded by the coding sequence ATGAGTCAGAATGATCGAGCGTACAGCGAGAAACGCGACTACATCCGCATGCGACTGGAAGCTGCAGTCGTCCTCCATCATGCTGGCCAGGAAATACCTGCACTGTGCCTGGATCTTTCCAGTACCGGCATGCAAATCGAGGCTGAAGTCACCCTGAGCATGGGTGACAAGGTCAAGATCCATATCCCCTCCGAACACAGCGAACTGGCCGGCCTCGACGCCCAGGCCGAAGTAGTGCGGATAAGCGATCTGGGCGACGGTCGTCAGTCGCTGGGCCTGGCAATCATCTCCATGAGCTGA
- a CDS encoding VacJ family lipoprotein, protein MHVIGARWIARLGGLMALVGLSLLPAMSQAASEEDPWEGFNRPIFRFNDTVDTYALKPIAQGYRAVTPQFLEDGVHNVFGNIGDVGNLANNLLQGKLHNAGVDTGRLIFNTTFGVLGFFDVAKHMGLRKNDEDFGQTLGVWGLNSGPYLVIPLLGPSTVRDATGRVPDSFLTPYPYMDHVPTRNVTRGVQVVDTRANLLQAERLVSGDKYIFIRNAYLQSREFKVKDGQVEDDF, encoded by the coding sequence ATGCATGTGATCGGTGCTCGCTGGATCGCGCGCCTGGGTGGCCTGATGGCCCTCGTCGGCCTGAGCCTGCTGCCTGCGATGAGTCAGGCCGCTTCGGAAGAAGATCCTTGGGAAGGTTTCAATCGTCCGATTTTCCGCTTCAACGATACCGTCGACACCTATGCGTTGAAGCCGATCGCCCAGGGTTACCGGGCCGTCACGCCGCAGTTTCTGGAAGACGGCGTACACAACGTCTTCGGTAATATTGGCGATGTAGGCAACCTGGCCAACAACCTGCTGCAGGGCAAGTTGCACAATGCCGGTGTCGATACCGGTCGCCTGATCTTCAACACCACCTTCGGTGTGCTGGGGTTCTTCGACGTGGCCAAGCACATGGGCCTGCGCAAGAACGACGAAGACTTCGGTCAGACCCTTGGCGTCTGGGGCCTGAACAGCGGCCCTTACCTGGTCATCCCGCTCCTCGGCCCGAGCACCGTGCGTGATGCCACTGGTCGAGTACCGGACAGCTTCCTGACGCCGTATCCGTACATGGACCACGTGCCGACGCGTAACGTCACCCGTGGCGTGCAGGTGGTCGACACCCGTGCCAACCTGCTGCAGGCCGAGCGACTGGTCAGCGGCGACAAGTACATCTTCATCCGCAACGCCTACCTGCAGAGCCGTGAGTTCAAGGTGAAGGATGGGCAGGTCGAAGACGACTTCTAA
- a CDS encoding thioesterase family protein — protein MTDETLLHTAHIPVRWGDMDSYGHVNNIIYMQYLEEARVAWFELAGVAMSNVPFGPVVLQTQHTYLKPVIHPATVVVELSAGAVGRSSLVIEHRLRTVEDPLTVYGEGYCKLVWIDHESGKSVVLPEHVRALFNVI, from the coding sequence ATGACCGATGAAACCTTGCTGCACACTGCACACATCCCCGTACGCTGGGGCGACATGGACAGCTACGGGCACGTCAACAACATCATCTACATGCAGTACCTGGAAGAGGCCCGTGTCGCCTGGTTCGAGCTGGCCGGCGTGGCGATGAGCAACGTGCCGTTCGGCCCGGTGGTATTGCAGACCCAGCACACCTACCTGAAACCGGTGATACACCCCGCCACCGTGGTGGTGGAACTGAGCGCCGGCGCGGTGGGGCGCAGCAGCCTGGTGATCGAACACCGGCTGCGTACCGTCGAAGACCCGCTCACGGTCTATGGTGAGGGTTACTGCAAGTTGGTGTGGATCGACCATGAAAGCGGCAAGTCGGTGGTCCTGCCGGAGCATGTACGCGCCCTGTTCAACGTCATCTAG
- a CDS encoding phosphatase: MPSPCTALIFQLSGCLVDFGARTLPVALQRLHPECTPPNLVGTPHQTLDAWLGKPASAAQLPALQQTLSEVAGEHAELTPGAAQLLQTLHTNGTPCAWLDDLPADTSLRLAEALPTPIEAVLARQARPWPAPDSCWQALSQLEVERLDGCIVVSGNPLLLQAGLNAGCWTIGLAACGPLCGYALADWQALGASDQEHLRAEATLQLYRLGVHSVVDHLGEIEASLDDIGVRRSKGEKP; encoded by the coding sequence ATGCCCTCCCCCTGCACCGCCCTGATCTTTCAACTGTCCGGCTGCCTGGTCGACTTCGGCGCCCGTACGCTGCCCGTCGCGCTACAGCGATTGCATCCCGAGTGCACGCCCCCGAACCTGGTCGGTACGCCGCACCAGACGCTGGACGCCTGGTTAGGCAAGCCGGCAAGCGCGGCGCAACTGCCGGCGCTGCAACAGACGCTGAGCGAGGTGGCCGGCGAACATGCCGAACTCACCCCAGGTGCTGCACAGTTGCTGCAAACCCTGCATACCAACGGCACGCCCTGCGCCTGGCTGGACGACCTGCCAGCCGATACCAGCCTGCGCCTGGCCGAGGCGCTGCCAACGCCCATCGAAGCGGTGCTGGCACGCCAGGCCAGGCCGTGGCCGGCGCCAGACAGCTGCTGGCAGGCACTGAGCCAGCTGGAAGTCGAGCGCCTGGATGGCTGCATTGTCGTCAGCGGTAATCCGCTACTGCTGCAAGCCGGGCTCAATGCCGGCTGCTGGACCATCGGCCTGGCCGCCTGCGGGCCACTCTGTGGCTACGCCCTGGCCGACTGGCAGGCACTGGGCGCGAGCGATCAGGAACACCTGCGCGCCGAGGCCACGCTGCAGCTCTATCGCCTGGGTGTGCATTCGGTGGTCGATCATCTGGGAGAAATCGAGGCCAGCCTGGACGATATCGGCGTACGCCGGAGCAAGGGCGAAAAGCCCTGA
- a CDS encoding DUF4404 family protein: protein MPASDLQQQLEALQQHLAQDTPLSEEERASLYLLTQEIEVQLAREAASAPDATLIDGVNLAVERFEASHPTLAGTLRNIMQSLANMGI from the coding sequence ATGCCAGCAAGCGACCTGCAGCAGCAACTGGAAGCCCTCCAGCAACACCTGGCCCAGGACACGCCGCTCAGCGAGGAAGAACGCGCATCGCTTTACCTGCTGACCCAGGAAATCGAGGTGCAATTGGCGCGTGAAGCCGCATCAGCGCCCGACGCCACGCTGATCGATGGCGTCAATCTGGCGGTGGAACGTTTCGAGGCCAGCCACCCCACCCTCGCCGGCACCCTGCGCAACATCATGCAGAGCCTGGCCAATATGGGCATCTGA
- the queF gene encoding NADPH-dependent 7-cyano-7-deazaguanine reductase QueF (Catalyzes the NADPH-dependent reduction of 7-cyano-7-deazaguanine (preQ0) to 7-aminomethyl-7-deazaguanine (preQ1) in queuosine biosynthesis) yields MQHPAEHSPLGKSSQYIAEYSPELLFPISRATKWAELGLDGGNLPYQGVDYWNCYELSWLLPSGKPVVAIGEFAIPADSPNIIESKSFKLYLNSLNQSAFASWDEVQATLVRDLSAVAGKSVAVRLRSLAEVSAEGMATLPGQCIDELDINVSQYDHPQPELLRCDASRVVEESLHSHLLKSNCPVTGQPDWGSLVVQYRGAALDHASLLAYLVSFRQHADFHEQCVERIFLDLQRLLQPQSLTVYARYVRRGGLDINPYRNSEAVTPENGRLARQ; encoded by the coding sequence ATGCAGCACCCCGCCGAACATTCCCCGCTGGGCAAGTCCAGCCAGTACATCGCCGAATACAGCCCAGAGCTGCTGTTCCCCATCTCGCGAGCCACCAAGTGGGCGGAGCTGGGCCTCGATGGCGGCAACCTGCCGTATCAGGGCGTGGATTACTGGAACTGCTACGAGCTGTCCTGGCTGCTGCCGTCCGGCAAGCCGGTGGTGGCTATCGGCGAGTTCGCCATCCCTGCCGATTCGCCGAACATCATCGAATCGAAGTCCTTCAAGCTCTACCTCAACTCCCTGAACCAGTCCGCTTTCGCCAGTTGGGACGAGGTGCAGGCCACGCTGGTTCGTGATCTGTCGGCCGTGGCCGGCAAGTCGGTGGCGGTGCGCCTGCGTTCGCTCGCCGAGGTTTCTGCAGAGGGCATGGCGACGTTGCCGGGGCAGTGCATCGATGAGCTGGACATCAATGTCAGCCAGTACGATCACCCGCAGCCCGAACTGCTGCGTTGCGACGCCAGTCGGGTGGTGGAAGAGAGCCTGCACAGCCATCTGCTCAAGTCCAATTGCCCGGTCACCGGCCAACCGGACTGGGGCAGTCTTGTCGTGCAGTACCGCGGCGCCGCGCTGGATCACGCCAGCCTGCTGGCCTACCTGGTGAGCTTCCGCCAGCACGCGGATTTTCACGAGCAGTGCGTCGAGCGCATTTTCCTCGATCTGCAGCGCCTGCTGCAGCCGCAGTCGCTCACCGTCTATGCGCGTTATGTGCGTCGCGGTGGGCTGGACATCAATCCGTACCGCAACAGCGAGGCGGTCACGCCGGAAAATGGCCGCCTGGCGCGTCAGTAA
- a CDS encoding efflux RND transporter permease subunit has protein sequence MTLSDVCIRRPVFATVLSLIVVLLGLMAYDRLNVREYPNIDVPIVTVQVTYPGASPEIMESQVAQPVEDVLSGIEGLDFVTSISRAENTQITAQFRLGRSADEAANDVRDRLGRVRNLLPDEVDEPIVQKVEADAQPVVWIAFHSQQHSAMEITDVLERVIKDRLQTIPGVSEVQVRGARTFSMRIWLDPEKLAAHNLTVQDVEDALRRQNVEIPAGRIESREREFSVLSETDLRTPEQFNELILDDSQGYLLRLSDVGRAEVGPRDERTVVRFNGLPAVTLGLVKQATANPLDISDGLEAAWPDVKALLPDGMNMTVANDNSQFIRESIDNVFTTIWEAVALVILIIFIFLRSLRATLIPLVTIPVSLIGAFALMSLMGFTINTLTLLAMVLAIGLVVDDAIVMLENIHRHIEAGMKPMQAAFKGSREIAFAVIAMTLTLAAVFAPIGFMQGTTGKLFTEFAWTLAGAVLVSGFVALTLTPMMCAVMLKPHQHGQRHGRVYNLIEGFLNGLTYSYKHSLDRALHAWPLVLGVLLGAFVMCAWLFGGLRSELAPTEDTGTIVGVFNGPDGATIDYTARYGREVEAAYASIPETNRYLMIAGFPTVAQGISFMKLEDWGDRSRTQFEIRNELLPKLQDIAGMRVTPVNRPPLGQSARNQPINFVVRSSMEYAELQGYVDQLMERMRDYPGLEGLDSDLKLNSPQLKITVNREQATAVGTDVSVIGRSLESLFGSRQVTRFKQNGEQYDVMVQLQDIDRSNPQDLDRVYVRDRDGGMVQLSNLIEVRETVAPRELNHFNQLRAVTISANVGTGYTLGEALNHLEVAAREVFPPETQYDYTGTSRDFKESSSGILLIFALALAFIFLVLAAQFESFSDPLIILFSVPLSMAGALLALKLFGGTWNIYSQIGLVTLIGLITKHGILIVEFANHLLREGKALREAVVEASVQRLRPILMTTGAMVLGSLPLAIASGAGAESRQQIGLVIVGGLLVGTFFTLYVIPTLYLLLRRWAPLRMIEEEPAAA, from the coding sequence GTGACGCTGTCAGATGTCTGCATTCGCCGGCCGGTATTCGCCACCGTTCTGTCGCTGATCGTGGTGCTGCTGGGGCTGATGGCCTACGACCGTCTCAACGTGCGTGAATACCCGAATATTGACGTGCCCATCGTCACCGTGCAGGTCACCTACCCAGGGGCCAGCCCGGAGATCATGGAGTCGCAGGTAGCGCAGCCGGTGGAGGACGTGCTCTCCGGCATCGAGGGGTTGGACTTCGTCACCTCCATCAGTCGCGCGGAAAACACCCAGATCACCGCGCAATTCCGTCTCGGCCGCAGCGCCGACGAGGCTGCCAACGACGTGCGTGATCGCCTGGGGCGGGTGCGCAACCTGCTGCCGGATGAGGTGGACGAACCCATCGTGCAGAAGGTCGAGGCCGACGCTCAACCGGTGGTGTGGATCGCCTTCCACAGTCAGCAGCACAGCGCCATGGAGATCACCGACGTGCTGGAGCGGGTGATCAAGGATCGCCTGCAGACCATTCCTGGTGTCTCCGAAGTGCAGGTGCGCGGTGCGCGTACCTTCTCCATGCGGATCTGGCTCGATCCGGAGAAGCTCGCCGCGCACAACCTCACCGTGCAGGACGTGGAAGACGCCCTGCGTCGGCAGAACGTGGAAATCCCGGCCGGGCGCATCGAGTCGCGCGAGCGTGAGTTCAGCGTGCTGTCGGAAACCGATCTGCGCACGCCGGAGCAGTTCAACGAGCTGATTCTCGACGATTCGCAGGGCTACCTGCTGCGGCTGTCCGATGTCGGTCGCGCCGAGGTGGGGCCGCGCGACGAGCGCACCGTGGTTCGCTTCAATGGCTTGCCGGCGGTGACTCTGGGTCTGGTCAAACAGGCCACGGCCAACCCGCTGGACATTTCCGATGGCCTCGAAGCCGCTTGGCCCGACGTCAAGGCACTGCTGCCCGACGGCATGAACATGACCGTGGCCAACGACAACTCGCAGTTCATCCGCGAATCCATCGACAACGTCTTCACCACCATCTGGGAGGCGGTGGCGCTGGTCATCCTGATCATCTTCATCTTCCTGCGCTCGTTGCGTGCGACGCTGATTCCGCTGGTGACCATCCCCGTTTCGTTGATCGGCGCCTTCGCTCTGATGTCGCTGATGGGCTTCACCATCAACACCCTGACGCTGCTGGCCATGGTTCTGGCTATCGGTCTGGTGGTGGACGACGCTATCGTCATGCTGGAGAACATCCATCGCCATATCGAGGCGGGCATGAAGCCCATGCAGGCGGCCTTCAAGGGCAGCCGCGAGATCGCCTTCGCGGTGATCGCCATGACCCTGACCCTGGCGGCGGTGTTCGCCCCCATCGGCTTCATGCAGGGCACCACCGGCAAGCTGTTCACCGAGTTCGCCTGGACCCTCGCTGGCGCCGTGCTGGTCTCGGGTTTCGTGGCGCTGACGCTGACGCCGATGATGTGCGCAGTGATGCTCAAACCGCATCAGCATGGGCAGCGCCATGGTCGCGTATACAACCTGATCGAAGGCTTCCTCAATGGCCTGACCTACAGCTACAAGCACAGCCTGGACCGTGCCCTACATGCCTGGCCGCTGGTGCTTGGCGTGCTGCTCGGCGCCTTCGTGATGTGCGCGTGGCTGTTCGGTGGCTTGCGTTCGGAGCTGGCGCCGACCGAAGACACCGGCACCATCGTCGGCGTGTTCAATGGCCCGGACGGCGCCACCATCGACTATACGGCGCGCTATGGCCGTGAGGTCGAGGCCGCTTACGCGAGTATCCCGGAGACCAATCGCTACCTGATGATCGCCGGTTTCCCAACCGTGGCCCAGGGCATCTCCTTCATGAAGCTGGAGGACTGGGGCGACCGCTCGCGTACCCAGTTCGAGATTCGCAACGAGTTGTTGCCAAAGTTGCAGGACATCGCCGGCATGCGCGTCACCCCGGTCAATCGCCCACCACTGGGACAGAGCGCGCGTAACCAGCCGATCAACTTCGTCGTGCGCTCGTCCATGGAATACGCCGAGCTACAGGGCTACGTTGATCAACTGATGGAGCGCATGCGTGATTATCCGGGCCTGGAGGGGTTGGACAGCGACCTCAAACTCAACTCGCCGCAGCTCAAGATCACGGTCAACCGCGAGCAGGCAACAGCGGTCGGCACCGATGTATCGGTGATCGGCCGCAGCCTGGAAAGCCTGTTCGGCAGTCGCCAGGTGACCCGCTTCAAGCAGAACGGCGAGCAGTACGACGTCATGGTGCAACTGCAGGATATCGACCGCAGCAATCCGCAGGACCTGGATCGGGTCTACGTGCGTGATCGCGACGGCGGCATGGTGCAACTGTCCAACCTGATCGAGGTGCGCGAGACGGTGGCGCCGCGCGAGCTCAATCACTTCAACCAGTTGCGTGCGGTGACCATCAGCGCCAACGTCGGCACCGGCTACACCCTGGGCGAGGCGCTCAATCATCTGGAAGTCGCCGCCCGTGAGGTGTTTCCACCGGAGACGCAATACGACTACACCGGCACTTCGCGCGACTTCAAGGAGTCCAGCTCGGGCATCCTGCTGATCTTTGCCCTGGCCCTGGCGTTCATCTTCCTGGTGCTGGCGGCGCAGTTCGAGAGTTTCAGTGACCCGTTGATCATCCTGTTCAGCGTGCCCCTGTCGATGGCGGGCGCCTTGCTTGCGCTGAAGCTGTTCGGCGGCACCTGGAATATCTACTCGCAGATTGGTCTGGTGACCCTGATTGGCCTGATCACCAAGCACGGCATCCTCATCGTCGAGTTTGCCAACCACTTGCTGCGCGAGGGCAAGGCGCTACGTGAAGCGGTGGTCGAGGCGTCGGTACAGCGTTTGCGGCCGATCCTGATGACCACCGGCGCCATGGTGCTCGGCTCGCTGCCGCTGGCCATCGCCAGCGGTGCCGGCGCAGAAAGCCGTCAGCAGATCGGCCTGGTGATCGTTGGCGGGTTGCTGGTCGGCACCTTCTTCACCCTCTATGTGATTCCGACGCTATACCTGCTGCTGCGCCGCTGGGCGCCACTGCGGATGATCGAGGAAGAGCCCGCCGCGGCCTGA